In a single window of the Terriglobus roseus genome:
- a CDS encoding condensation domain-containing protein, producing the protein MATTFVLSPTETAIFPAVPFQQRLWALEKQAAANPAWNIAVRFQLMGHVDRDRFQAALDEVIRQDGLLRCHFREEEGILLGEYSEGCAVPVKWVDAWSEETFEDALTAYSYAQAKTPFRMEEAPLLRVTVVSQSATQHFLLITVHHSIFDGYSVGLLVDRLMERYGDDGTGSQSIAVTPGFADYAASLQLLRSRSDYAELARAWKTLLTGTKPVPLADTGCLRALPATIHSHLLPLPLTHTLRNIAADWGITFAQLAFAVYCISQDHLGSVVGTPVLSREDATTQNIVGPLVNYIPVVIPRPGGETVADFAAALADRWAEALDLRNYRIEDMLSSYDTPEAALYNAVFIVQRDFVQPRVAAGLSLTPLPSVTPGALHASTTFLVERQDGWRLSMELASVAEEPAAREQRLHQLVRALERVAANPHLSVEDLKYVSHPAASDAASPSERTYPASPAQQRYAAMYSVAPDADSVWLRMSFNIEGTLDTQVVLDALDYLQARHEILRTELVEDASGNLVQHVRQHCDVPLIDVSNAHGDLTWQPDGSSEIASIPSRLANAPCWRALIKKESAATELAFEFPHALMDGWSCGVFLKEFAELYRVLAEGRAASLPALEITYGQCVAARECEAAQTNTIALDFWSKRLSKLQRPSALPHDAPVGQGCVVSSRVLDPTLVLAIQTVAEESDVTVASIFCAAYRCLLRRYTNGDCVVAVPTANRPAEADGVLGPFSEVMFVAGEIGTTYASALIATQEELLSGAEHMISLQTLVESAVPIVLSGPHANVVGFLYQDAFVHSLEAGPVTLRATGTETVTSSFFWNLSIVRRDQVVTAQIASSQRHFTAAFAEALLDDFEVSLSEFLFSRHTPLSSLHGSSQRVIALGEASRHPESLTGEAVVTNEEQPRAIRDAEQSMLGIWQSVFRRQAISIDDDFFALGGHSLLLAEMQKHILKAFGQRITSADIFLAPTCGALARRVLRPSDSPAMPYQVVPVQPEGDAPPLFVISQSMIIRKLAAALRPMMPVYTIQLGEAEVLSLGTQVSMISIANCYLTYIRKAQPNGPYRLAGWCVSGWVALEVARKLLEDGEEVDILLVLDAWAPRFWRDLQGLRRFAARSSYYAHRLYWHARKLLRSFTSASGLRKSAMDTFRMVLHTLKGSMQSAPAIPPSEERFEQMMSEAVSTYRPAPLACDTVVIFKSDEQPVGGTLPQDMAWSSLLPSGFALVRVPGDHAGMFDEEGSRIMADAIAFDLSDSHKHRYLGTTPRHVGNLTPEACL; encoded by the coding sequence GTGGCGACTACCTTCGTGCTTTCCCCCACCGAAACCGCTATATTCCCTGCGGTCCCGTTTCAACAGAGGCTCTGGGCTCTGGAGAAGCAGGCCGCAGCAAATCCTGCATGGAATATTGCAGTCCGCTTCCAACTCATGGGCCACGTAGACCGCGATCGGTTCCAGGCTGCCCTCGATGAGGTCATACGGCAGGATGGCCTGCTACGCTGCCACTTCCGAGAGGAGGAAGGCATCCTGTTGGGTGAGTACAGTGAGGGATGCGCAGTGCCCGTCAAGTGGGTCGATGCGTGGTCAGAAGAGACGTTCGAAGACGCGTTGACGGCATATTCCTATGCGCAGGCGAAGACCCCGTTCCGCATGGAGGAGGCACCGCTGCTCCGAGTTACGGTGGTGAGCCAGAGCGCGACGCAGCACTTCCTTCTCATCACGGTGCATCACTCGATCTTTGACGGCTATTCGGTCGGCCTTCTTGTGGACCGTTTGATGGAGCGCTATGGGGACGACGGAACTGGCAGTCAGTCAATAGCTGTTACACCGGGCTTTGCGGATTATGCCGCTTCGTTGCAGCTGCTCCGAAGTCGCAGTGATTATGCAGAACTCGCAAGAGCGTGGAAGACGCTGTTGACGGGTACCAAGCCCGTCCCCCTTGCAGACACGGGATGCCTGAGGGCGCTGCCGGCAACGATCCACTCGCACCTGCTTCCGCTGCCTCTCACCCACACACTGCGTAACATCGCAGCGGATTGGGGTATTACCTTTGCTCAACTTGCATTCGCCGTTTATTGCATCAGCCAGGATCACCTCGGAAGTGTTGTGGGTACGCCCGTGCTCTCGCGTGAGGATGCAACGACGCAGAACATCGTGGGCCCGCTCGTAAACTATATCCCCGTCGTCATACCTCGTCCCGGCGGGGAGACGGTAGCGGACTTCGCCGCGGCGCTTGCAGACCGTTGGGCAGAGGCCCTGGATCTACGGAACTATCGCATCGAGGATATGCTCTCCTCGTACGATACCCCTGAGGCAGCGCTCTACAACGCAGTGTTCATCGTGCAGCGGGACTTTGTCCAACCGAGAGTAGCCGCAGGATTGAGCTTGACGCCCCTTCCATCCGTTACACCCGGAGCCCTTCACGCTTCCACCACATTCCTTGTAGAGCGCCAAGATGGATGGCGACTATCGATGGAACTTGCATCTGTAGCGGAAGAGCCGGCTGCACGGGAACAGCGTCTGCATCAACTGGTACGGGCTTTGGAAAGGGTGGCAGCCAATCCACACCTCTCGGTAGAAGATCTCAAATACGTAAGCCACCCAGCAGCGAGTGACGCGGCTTCCCCGTCCGAGCGCACTTACCCGGCTTCCCCCGCACAGCAGAGATATGCCGCGATGTACAGCGTCGCTCCAGATGCGGACAGTGTCTGGTTGCGAATGAGCTTTAACATCGAGGGCACGCTGGACACGCAGGTCGTGCTGGACGCTTTGGACTATCTCCAAGCCCGTCATGAAATCCTGCGGACCGAACTGGTTGAAGATGCTTCCGGAAATCTTGTACAGCATGTGCGGCAGCACTGCGACGTGCCGCTGATCGATGTTTCGAACGCTCACGGGGACCTGACGTGGCAGCCTGACGGGTCCTCTGAGATCGCGTCGATTCCGTCGCGACTCGCGAATGCGCCGTGCTGGCGCGCACTGATCAAGAAGGAATCAGCGGCCACAGAACTCGCCTTCGAGTTTCCTCACGCCCTGATGGATGGTTGGTCCTGTGGCGTCTTCCTGAAGGAATTCGCCGAGCTTTATCGCGTACTGGCGGAGGGACGCGCAGCTTCTCTCCCTGCCCTCGAGATCACCTACGGACAATGCGTTGCGGCACGCGAGTGCGAGGCCGCGCAGACCAACACGATAGCACTCGACTTCTGGAGCAAGCGTCTGTCGAAGCTGCAAAGGCCCAGCGCACTGCCACACGATGCACCTGTAGGTCAGGGATGTGTCGTGTCGAGTCGAGTCCTGGATCCTACGCTTGTACTCGCAATTCAAACCGTGGCAGAAGAGAGTGACGTCACGGTAGCCAGCATATTTTGCGCCGCTTACCGTTGCCTCCTGCGGCGCTATACGAATGGCGATTGTGTTGTGGCCGTGCCGACTGCGAATCGGCCTGCGGAGGCGGACGGTGTCTTAGGGCCGTTCTCTGAGGTCATGTTTGTAGCGGGTGAGATTGGCACGACGTACGCAAGCGCACTGATCGCGACGCAGGAGGAACTGCTTAGCGGCGCGGAGCATATGATCTCCCTGCAGACCTTGGTAGAGAGCGCCGTTCCCATAGTGCTTTCAGGACCTCACGCCAACGTCGTCGGCTTCCTGTATCAGGATGCATTCGTGCATTCGCTCGAAGCCGGGCCCGTCACCCTGCGCGCCACTGGCACCGAAACAGTGACCTCCTCTTTCTTCTGGAACCTTTCAATTGTTCGGCGGGACCAGGTCGTCACCGCACAGATTGCATCGTCGCAGCGGCATTTCACTGCGGCCTTTGCGGAAGCCTTGCTCGACGACTTTGAGGTGTCACTGTCTGAGTTTCTTTTCTCGCGCCATACTCCACTCAGCAGCCTGCATGGAAGCTCCCAGCGCGTCATCGCGCTCGGCGAAGCGTCGCGGCATCCGGAAAGCCTGACCGGCGAAGCGGTCGTGACGAACGAAGAGCAACCAAGAGCGATCCGCGATGCCGAGCAATCGATGCTCGGCATCTGGCAGTCCGTCTTTCGGCGTCAGGCGATCTCTATCGATGACGACTTCTTCGCTCTGGGTGGTCACTCCCTGCTTCTTGCAGAAATGCAGAAGCATATCCTCAAGGCCTTCGGCCAGCGCATCACCTCCGCTGACATCTTCCTCGCCCCCACGTGCGGCGCCCTTGCCCGGCGGGTACTCAGGCCGTCCGATTCACCCGCTATGCCCTATCAGGTGGTTCCTGTGCAGCCAGAAGGAGATGCACCCCCCTTGTTCGTCATCTCCCAGAGCATGATCATCCGGAAGTTGGCGGCCGCGCTACGGCCTATGATGCCCGTATACACCATTCAACTCGGAGAAGCCGAAGTCTTATCCCTGGGCACGCAAGTGTCGATGATCTCGATCGCTAACTGCTATCTCACGTATATACGCAAGGCCCAGCCTAATGGCCCCTACCGTCTGGCCGGGTGGTGTGTCTCAGGATGGGTCGCCCTGGAAGTGGCCAGGAAGCTACTGGAAGACGGGGAAGAGGTAGATATTCTCCTCGTCCTTGATGCCTGGGCTCCGCGATTCTGGCGAGACCTTCAGGGTTTACGCAGGTTCGCCGCACGAAGCTCGTACTACGCTCACCGGCTCTACTGGCATGCGCGCAAGCTTCTGCGAAGCTTTACCAGCGCAAGTGGTCTTCGTAAATCCGCCATGGATACGTTCCGCATGGTCTTACACACCTTGAAAGGTTCCATGCAGAGCGCACCGGCAATACCGCCCTCCGAAGAACGCTTCGAACAGATGATGAGCGAGGCGGTCAGTACCTATCGCCCGGCTCCCCTTGCCTGCGACACGGTCGTCATCTTCAAGAGTGACGAACAGCCCGTGGGCGGCACGCTTCCTCAGGACATGGCTTGGAGTTCGCTCCTGCCGAGTGGCTTCGCGCTCGTCCGTGTGCCCGGTGATCATGCCGGCATGTTTGACGAGGAGGGTTCGCGCATTATGGCTGACGCCATAGCCTTCGACTTATCCGATTCACATAAGCACCGTTACCTTGGAACTACGCCTCGGCATGTCGGGAACCTTACACCAGAGGCATGTCTTTAG
- a CDS encoding sigma-54 interaction domain-containing protein has protein sequence MTAHFFILALGVHREISDILHRASRLPNLVVASASYFQEAVSICENSRVPPGLIICESSSTAETQAKKIEALSQLATDATILVVSDDVSLVQVSAQSNVCNVSRAKLLQEIVARINRPRNAPATPATSPSPANALASSMPHVVHFAGGGFMLAASPAMFKVTRQLETIAPHDVPVLITGESGVGKEMVAKLVHHLSHRSAHPFMKVNCAALPHDLLESELFGYEAGAFSGATKSKPGKFEQCDGGTLLLDELGEMSPALQAKLLHVLQDGTFSRLGSRGESKVDVRIIAATNIDIAEAIKGNRFREDLYYRLNVFSFHIPPLRERRMEIPYLAQYITADIARAYKVDPIDYSPSLMEKMMNYRWPGNVREFANFIKRYLILRDEGQAMTDLIVPGCASVQDPMVIFPALPGPATYAAEVHDIPVDRTMEAEELRLLLNRTHWNRRVAAEQLNMRYRDFLGKMKRCGLDSYSSLDRAGI, from the coding sequence ATGACTGCACATTTTTTCATTCTAGCCCTTGGTGTCCACCGCGAGATCAGCGACATTCTGCATCGCGCATCACGTCTACCCAACTTAGTCGTGGCTTCCGCTTCCTACTTCCAGGAAGCCGTGTCTATCTGTGAGAACAGCCGTGTGCCGCCTGGTCTAATCATCTGCGAAAGCAGCTCAACCGCAGAGACTCAAGCCAAGAAGATTGAAGCGCTTTCGCAACTAGCGACTGACGCAACCATCCTTGTTGTTTCGGATGATGTTTCCTTGGTGCAAGTATCTGCACAGTCCAATGTTTGCAATGTTTCCCGGGCGAAACTTCTCCAGGAGATTGTGGCAAGGATTAACAGACCGCGTAACGCGCCGGCAACGCCCGCTACTTCTCCGTCGCCCGCGAACGCGCTCGCCAGTTCCATGCCGCACGTCGTTCACTTCGCTGGTGGCGGCTTCATGCTGGCCGCAAGTCCCGCCATGTTTAAAGTGACGCGACAGCTGGAGACAATCGCCCCGCACGATGTTCCGGTTCTGATTACAGGCGAAAGCGGCGTAGGGAAAGAGATGGTTGCGAAGCTTGTGCACCACCTATCGCATCGATCTGCACACCCGTTCATGAAGGTGAATTGCGCTGCACTTCCGCATGACCTTCTTGAGAGCGAGCTCTTCGGCTATGAGGCAGGCGCTTTCTCCGGCGCGACGAAATCAAAGCCCGGAAAGTTTGAACAGTGCGACGGGGGGACGCTGCTACTTGATGAACTGGGAGAGATGAGTCCGGCACTGCAAGCGAAGCTGCTTCATGTGTTGCAAGATGGGACATTTTCCCGATTAGGGTCGCGCGGCGAGTCAAAGGTAGATGTCCGTATCATTGCCGCCACCAATATCGATATTGCGGAAGCAATCAAAGGAAATCGCTTCCGTGAAGACTTGTATTACCGTCTCAATGTCTTCTCGTTTCATATCCCTCCGCTTAGAGAGCGTCGGATGGAGATCCCATATCTAGCCCAATACATCACTGCTGACATTGCTCGCGCATATAAGGTCGATCCAATAGATTATTCTCCGTCACTCATGGAGAAAATGATGAACTATCGCTGGCCAGGAAATGTGCGGGAGTTCGCAAACTTTATCAAACGCTATCTGATTCTCCGTGATGAGGGACAGGCGATGACGGACCTTATTGTTCCCGGTTGCGCCAGCGTGCAAGATCCAATGGTTATCTTCCCAGCCCTGCCCGGCCCAGCGACCTACGCTGCAGAGGTGCACGACATTCCCGTAGATAGGACGATGGAAGCGGAAGAGTTGCGACTGCTGCTGAACCGAACTCACTGGAATCGGCGGGTGGCGGCGGAGCAACTCAACATGCGGTACCGCGACTTCCTGGGGAAGATGAAGCGGTGCGGCCTGGACTCTTATTCAAGTTTGGATCGAGCCGGCATCTGA
- a CDS encoding phenylacetate--CoA ligase family protein, which translates to MTLLSSARAQVRDAINWTESGIIRNVVYPLWTMRDHPHYRRARARFEQHEHLSPALLQDLQQGLLQRMIGHAARHVPYYRSTFDALGLSPMDIRTTDDLRKLPVLQKRDLQVSSEHLLADNIEPEMRSLNRTGGSTGSPIQFWVDKARYDLRRASTDRHNAWAGVRPGDYCALLWGAVMDVPAQQVLSVSWKQRALHRQIMLNTAQTDEAGLHAFIELVRKYRPRHLVAYAQSAYMFAEFCAANSIQDIHFESIITTAEMLVDTQREKIEATFGGKVFNRYGCREVSVIASECREHSGLHVNADALIVEIDRRREDPEGCGRILITDLYNLSMPLIRYEIGDLGSWATDSACACGRSFPRLRRIEGRMTDFLSFPCGKRVSGPSLTLVHSDMREVRQLQYVQTSDSDVTLNVVTGTGFSDGTVNEIRRRLVPYFPTSIRLAVKVVDHIPREASGKYRFVKQTSAHPFNSGFSA; encoded by the coding sequence ATGACACTCCTCAGCAGCGCACGCGCGCAGGTCCGCGATGCCATCAACTGGACCGAGTCAGGCATCATCCGCAACGTCGTCTACCCACTCTGGACGATGCGCGATCATCCGCATTACCGACGCGCTCGAGCTCGATTCGAGCAGCATGAACATCTGTCTCCGGCCTTGCTTCAGGACCTGCAGCAAGGCCTGCTGCAACGAATGATTGGGCATGCTGCAAGACATGTTCCGTACTACCGGTCCACGTTTGATGCTTTGGGTCTTTCCCCCATGGATATACGCACAACTGACGACCTGCGTAAGCTCCCGGTTCTGCAGAAACGTGATCTTCAGGTCTCCTCCGAGCACCTGTTGGCAGACAACATTGAGCCAGAGATGCGCTCTTTAAATCGCACCGGTGGATCAACGGGATCTCCGATTCAGTTCTGGGTCGACAAGGCTCGGTACGATCTACGCCGAGCCAGCACGGACCGCCATAACGCATGGGCTGGTGTGCGTCCAGGGGACTACTGTGCGCTGCTGTGGGGGGCGGTGATGGACGTTCCGGCTCAGCAGGTTCTCTCGGTGTCATGGAAGCAACGTGCCCTGCATCGTCAGATCATGTTGAATACTGCGCAGACTGACGAAGCTGGCCTGCACGCTTTCATTGAGCTCGTCCGAAAGTACCGCCCACGCCACCTGGTTGCCTACGCGCAATCGGCATACATGTTCGCAGAGTTCTGCGCAGCGAACTCCATTCAAGACATCCACTTCGAATCCATCATCACCACCGCAGAGATGCTGGTGGATACGCAGCGCGAGAAGATCGAGGCGACGTTCGGAGGGAAGGTCTTCAATCGCTATGGCTGTCGCGAAGTTTCCGTCATCGCCAGCGAGTGTAGGGAGCACAGTGGTCTGCACGTCAATGCTGACGCCTTGATCGTCGAGATCGATCGTCGACGGGAAGATCCGGAAGGCTGTGGTCGCATTCTCATCACGGACCTCTACAACCTGAGCATGCCACTCATTCGTTATGAGATAGGAGATCTGGGATCCTGGGCTACTGATTCCGCCTGTGCATGCGGCCGATCCTTCCCGCGCCTACGCCGCATTGAAGGCCGCATGACAGACTTCCTCAGCTTCCCGTGCGGCAAGCGAGTCTCTGGTCCCTCGCTCACCCTTGTCCACTCCGACATGCGTGAAGTGCGACAACTGCAATACGTCCAAACCTCCGACAGCGACGTGACCCTCAACGTCGTGACGGGCACAGGCTTCAGCGATGGCACGGTGAATGAGATCCGAAGACGATTGGTTCCCTACTTCCCCACGTCGATCCGTCTTGCGGTGAAAGTCGTCGATCACATTCCACGGGAAGCCTCGGGAAAGTACCGATTCGTAAAACAGACCTCGGCTCATCCTTTCAACTCGGGGTTCTCTGCATGA
- a CDS encoding XrtA system polysaccharide deacetylase translates to MSQVSVTENAAPRPLPHAVRSVDDESSSVISNALSVDLEDYFHTEVAASCIQREDWEYLPSRVEYNTNLLLDLLDHHEAKSTFFVLGWVARKHPGLIREIHARGHEIGCHSDLHQLVYRLTPDEFRADTYAALQAIQQSAGTHVIGYRAPCFSINQSADWAYEILAELGFAYDSSMNPIYHPTYANPDSPRFPYYVAGGHLLEIPIATRRVGGINLPIGGGAYLRLLPQSYAQAGIRSLNDREGEPAVIYLHPWEIDPNQPRMSLGLLSSIRQRGLTDRMSSKLEDLLTAYRFASISDVYRNAIPRWQPWRSQGSLIKLDVEQYEVATL, encoded by the coding sequence GTGTCCCAGGTAAGCGTGACGGAGAACGCTGCACCTCGACCTCTGCCGCACGCGGTTCGTAGCGTTGACGACGAGTCTTCCTCAGTGATCAGTAATGCGCTCAGCGTAGACCTGGAAGACTACTTCCACACGGAAGTCGCAGCCAGCTGCATCCAACGTGAAGACTGGGAGTACCTTCCCTCGCGGGTGGAGTACAACACAAATCTCCTGCTGGACTTGCTCGATCATCATGAAGCAAAGTCCACGTTCTTCGTACTCGGATGGGTTGCACGTAAGCATCCCGGACTCATCCGCGAAATTCACGCGCGCGGTCATGAGATCGGCTGCCATAGCGATCTACATCAGCTGGTCTACCGCCTCACACCTGACGAATTCCGTGCGGATACCTATGCCGCGCTGCAGGCAATCCAGCAGTCAGCCGGAACGCACGTCATCGGGTACCGTGCACCGTGCTTCTCCATCAACCAATCTGCCGACTGGGCATACGAGATTCTCGCAGAGCTGGGTTTTGCCTATGACTCCAGCATGAATCCGATCTATCACCCAACCTATGCGAATCCTGATTCCCCCCGCTTCCCGTACTACGTCGCGGGTGGACATCTGCTCGAAATCCCGATAGCTACACGGCGCGTTGGGGGCATCAACCTGCCCATCGGAGGTGGCGCTTACCTGCGACTCCTGCCGCAATCTTATGCACAAGCAGGAATCAGGAGCCTGAATGATCGCGAGGGTGAGCCTGCTGTGATCTACCTGCACCCGTGGGAGATTGACCCGAATCAGCCACGGATGTCGTTGGGACTTCTTTCAAGCATCCGCCAGCGTGGCCTGACAGACCGCATGAGCTCCAAGCTGGAAGATCTGCTCACCGCGTACCGCTTCGCATCGATCAGCGATGTCTATCGAAACGCGATTCCAAGGTGGCAGCCCTGGCGTTCCCAAGGGTCGCTCATCAAGCTTGACGTCGAACAATACGAAGTGGCGACCCTATGA
- a CDS encoding phenylacetate--CoA ligase family protein yields MSWFHTRWVLPFAEPERYANLTASLKSFRDFEQLPEAEQRSENLARVSRLLHHAHQSSPFYRFRMDASGVNPSAWDINSTIPLEPLTKTDLRVAGDAILCRSVSNEQLRAASTGGTTGAPARIWRTVEDLRQKVAMQIHLESQVGYAPGDSVLMIWGADRDLELNPSWKWKLYQQRLMHQYSAPVGMLNDQVFRRFGKLLQASSPQIVYGYSSCIARFAEYVERQKLKFKAPRRVLVTAEPLTPQDRELIQRVFRAPVREFYGSRDIGMVAVECSHGRLHFHPSACHVEFVPETDSSEGMLYRLYITDLLNQSFPMIRYDTEDCVLLADDPCPCGSWYPAVRRIVGRAIDNFVLGDGTTVPGVCFTTQLLRIRKPLRLINGLQFIQKRFDLTQIRYAAEGAPEHIRTELQNITECVNGLFPSGMNWEYVRVPKILREKSGKLRFTISEVSAAFP; encoded by the coding sequence ATGAGCTGGTTCCATACGCGCTGGGTTTTACCGTTTGCGGAGCCGGAGCGATATGCCAACCTGACGGCATCGCTCAAGTCTTTCCGCGACTTTGAACAGCTTCCAGAGGCGGAGCAGCGATCTGAAAATCTTGCACGCGTCTCACGGCTGCTGCATCATGCCCATCAGAGCAGTCCGTTCTATCGATTCCGGATGGATGCATCCGGGGTCAACCCGAGCGCATGGGACATCAACTCCACGATTCCGCTCGAACCATTGACCAAAACGGATCTCCGTGTCGCGGGAGATGCGATCCTCTGCCGTTCCGTATCCAACGAGCAACTTCGGGCGGCAAGCACCGGTGGGACAACGGGTGCGCCCGCACGCATCTGGAGAACGGTTGAAGACCTTCGACAAAAGGTTGCGATGCAGATCCATCTGGAGAGCCAAGTCGGTTACGCCCCCGGCGACTCGGTGTTGATGATCTGGGGTGCGGATCGCGACCTGGAATTGAACCCAAGCTGGAAGTGGAAGCTGTACCAGCAAAGGCTGATGCATCAGTACAGCGCGCCGGTCGGTATGTTAAATGATCAGGTGTTTCGACGCTTCGGTAAGCTCCTCCAGGCGTCCTCACCTCAAATCGTCTACGGCTACTCCAGTTGCATCGCCAGATTCGCGGAGTATGTGGAGCGGCAGAAGTTGAAGTTCAAAGCACCGCGACGTGTGTTGGTCACCGCGGAGCCATTGACGCCGCAGGACCGCGAGCTAATTCAGCGCGTCTTCCGAGCACCGGTCCGCGAGTTTTATGGCAGTCGTGACATTGGCATGGTGGCAGTGGAATGCTCCCATGGCCGTCTTCATTTCCATCCGTCCGCCTGTCATGTCGAGTTTGTACCAGAGACCGACTCTTCAGAAGGCATGCTCTACCGGCTCTACATCACAGACCTGCTGAACCAATCTTTTCCAATGATCCGGTATGACACGGAAGACTGCGTTCTGCTTGCTGACGATCCATGCCCATGCGGATCGTGGTATCCCGCAGTACGCAGGATCGTCGGTCGAGCCATTGACAACTTTGTCCTAGGCGACGGAACTACGGTCCCGGGAGTCTGCTTCACCACGCAACTCCTTCGCATCAGGAAACCACTGCGCCTGATCAACGGATTGCAGTTCATCCAGAAGCGCTTCGATCTGACACAGATTCGCTACGCAGCGGAAGGTGCTCCAGAACATATCCGAACGGAATTACAGAACATCACAGAATGCGTCAACGGCCTCTTCCCAAGCGGCATGAACTGGGAGTATGTTCGGGTGCCAAAGATCCTCCGCGAAAAATCGGGAAAGCTGCGCTTCACCATCTCTGAGGTGAGCGCAGCCTTCCCGTAA